A genomic region of Hydrogenovibrio crunogenus contains the following coding sequences:
- a CDS encoding succinate dehydrogenase iron-sulfur subunit, with protein sequence MLFSIYRYNPEIDAEPYLQDYELDDALISHDMMLLEALEKLREQDPGLTFRSSCKEGVCGSDGMNVNGENKLSCITRVSELKQPIKIRPLPGLPVIRDLVIDMAQFYEHYHAVDPFLKPVPDGVSIDLDHELLQTPEEREKLDGSYECILCGCCSTSCPSFWWNPDKFHGPAALLAAQRFVVDSRDITTRDRLAELDDPFKTFRCRNIQNCTASCPKGLNPSQAINELKSLMLKKQID encoded by the coding sequence ATGTTGTTTTCCATTTATCGTTACAACCCTGAAATAGACGCCGAACCATATCTACAAGATTATGAATTGGACGATGCACTGATCAGTCACGATATGATGCTGTTGGAAGCATTGGAAAAGTTACGAGAACAAGATCCAGGCCTGACGTTTCGGAGTTCTTGTAAAGAGGGCGTTTGCGGATCGGATGGCATGAATGTCAATGGTGAAAATAAACTCAGTTGCATTACCCGTGTGTCAGAGCTGAAGCAGCCCATCAAGATTCGTCCACTACCAGGGCTGCCGGTGATTCGAGATCTGGTGATTGATATGGCGCAGTTCTATGAACATTACCATGCGGTGGACCCGTTTTTAAAACCTGTGCCAGACGGTGTCTCGATTGATTTAGACCATGAGTTGCTGCAAACACCGGAAGAGCGTGAAAAATTAGATGGCAGTTATGAATGTATTTTATGTGGCTGTTGTTCAACCAGCTGTCCATCGTTTTGGTGGAATCCGGATAAGTTTCATGGTCCCGCTGCACTTTTGGCGGCGCAACGGTTTGTGGTCGACAGCCGAGACATTACCACTCGCGACCGCCTGGCCGAACTGGATGACCCCTTTAAAACGTTTCGTTGTCGAAATATTCAAAACTGTACCGCGAGTTGTCCGAAAGGACTCAACCCGAGTCAGGCCATTAATGAATTAAAATCCTTGATGTTGAAAAAGCAAATAGACTGA
- a CDS encoding class I SAM-dependent methyltransferase gives MWDERYSADHYIYGTEPNEFLRQNVETLPRGDVLCLAEGEGRNAVFLAKQGYRVTAVDNSLVGIAKARKLAQSENVSIQFIHANLATFNLGDNRWDGIISIFCHLPESIRKPLHNNITTALKPGGIFLLEAYTPKQLEHGTGGPKDASLMMSKSLLMEELNGMYFKHLAELERNIEEGTHHFGVGAVVQAIAEKLNA, from the coding sequence ATGTGGGATGAACGATACAGCGCGGACCACTATATCTATGGTACAGAGCCGAATGAATTCTTACGGCAAAATGTGGAAACCCTCCCTCGCGGAGATGTATTATGCCTTGCTGAAGGCGAAGGTCGCAATGCCGTTTTTCTGGCCAAACAAGGATACAGGGTTACCGCCGTTGATAATTCATTGGTCGGCATTGCCAAAGCTCGAAAACTGGCGCAATCGGAAAATGTCTCGATTCAGTTCATTCATGCCAATCTGGCTACGTTTAATCTTGGTGACAATCGTTGGGATGGCATCATCTCAATTTTCTGTCATTTACCGGAATCCATTCGCAAACCCTTGCATAACAACATTACCACGGCATTAAAACCTGGCGGTATTTTTTTACTGGAAGCCTATACCCCAAAACAACTGGAACACGGAACAGGTGGCCCCAAAGACGCCAGTTTGATGATGTCGAAATCCTTACTGATGGAAGAACTCAACGGGATGTATTTCAAGCACCTTGCCGAACTGGAGCGCAACATTGAAGAAGGCACGCATCACTTTGGTGTTGGGGCGGTGGTGCAAGCCATTGCCGAAAAACTGAACGCTTAA
- a CDS encoding putative bifunctional diguanylate cyclase/phosphodiesterase: protein MLSIRTFFVIALVTIMTVFYGVFFYYFVDDQQKKTDLIIESIRHDLSETAYVISSELKTPKAIRTFKSFLHRKVANSSLVSALAVGYENKIVLTTDPSIRSLPADLSIQKKLIGLSPKELVDHRIFETDIHFFIQDKPAHLKLFLYANHAYIQKYFAESQYNFFMFFGLVPFLMLVLLWLVLKRYVTSPLETLRQYAYYQSTVPSKFKLRELEYIRSSMVQTFDRLDKEKNELYRQARTDNLSGLANRNHLNERINWLISEYSRTGQEFAVLFMDLDNFKTVNDMLGHEVGDNLLKNVSTIIQEVLRDYDIIARVGGDEFVIVLNYYQSNFELTHVINRILDRISEVHMVDSHPVKVSASIGVVCFPKDGDNISALMKNADIAMYEAKNSGKNRFKFFTESLHKQVIGEIQLEQDMQRALKNDEFELYFQPKTCVKDGRIVGAEALVRWNDPQKGLVPPNDFIPAAEKTGLMVPLGDWVLKTAIEQQVAWKEQGLADLHISVNLSPVQLIDTLFDRKLQTLINQSGINPSQLDIEMTESQFMENTEQNLNSLAAMREQGITISLDDFGTGYSSLAYLKKFPIDTLKIDKTFIDDYATESGAIFIETIVKIAHTLDLHVVAEGIEQEAQLNYIAQTGCETYQGYYCSAPLPVAEFEAFLKNHPST, encoded by the coding sequence ATGCTTTCAATTCGCACCTTTTTTGTGATTGCTTTGGTCACAATCATGACGGTTTTTTACGGTGTCTTTTTTTATTATTTTGTTGATGACCAACAAAAAAAGACAGACCTGATTATTGAAAGTATTCGACATGACTTATCCGAAACCGCCTATGTGATTTCAAGCGAACTTAAAACGCCAAAAGCCATTCGAACGTTTAAATCGTTTTTACATCGTAAGGTTGCCAACAGTTCTCTGGTCTCTGCTTTAGCTGTGGGGTATGAAAACAAGATTGTTCTGACCACTGACCCATCCATTCGCTCATTACCGGCCGATCTTTCCATACAAAAAAAACTTATAGGTCTGAGCCCGAAAGAGCTGGTGGATCATCGCATATTTGAAACGGACATCCACTTCTTTATTCAGGATAAACCGGCTCATTTAAAGCTTTTTCTCTATGCTAACCACGCTTATATCCAAAAGTATTTTGCAGAAAGCCAATACAATTTCTTCATGTTTTTTGGCTTGGTGCCTTTTTTGATGCTTGTGCTATTGTGGCTGGTATTGAAGAGGTATGTGACTTCTCCTCTGGAAACGCTGCGCCAATACGCCTACTATCAATCAACCGTTCCAAGTAAATTTAAATTGCGTGAACTGGAATATATTCGCTCTTCCATGGTGCAAACGTTTGACCGTTTAGACAAAGAAAAAAATGAACTATATCGTCAGGCACGAACCGATAACCTGTCGGGACTGGCAAACCGTAATCATTTGAATGAACGCATCAACTGGTTGATTTCAGAATACTCTCGCACGGGACAGGAGTTTGCCGTGCTGTTCATGGATCTGGATAACTTTAAAACCGTTAACGATATGCTGGGCCATGAAGTGGGGGATAACTTATTAAAAAATGTCTCGACCATTATTCAGGAAGTGCTGCGTGATTATGACATCATCGCCCGTGTCGGTGGAGATGAGTTTGTGATCGTTTTGAACTACTACCAATCTAACTTTGAACTTACCCATGTCATTAATCGCATTCTGGATCGAATCAGTGAAGTGCACATGGTGGACTCACATCCTGTGAAAGTCTCTGCCAGTATTGGAGTTGTTTGTTTCCCGAAAGATGGTGACAACATCAGTGCCTTGATGAAAAATGCTGACATTGCGATGTACGAGGCGAAAAATTCGGGTAAAAACCGTTTTAAATTCTTTACTGAGTCATTGCACAAACAGGTCATCGGTGAGATTCAGTTAGAACAGGATATGCAACGAGCCCTGAAAAACGATGAGTTTGAGCTGTATTTCCAACCTAAAACCTGTGTGAAAGATGGAAGAATTGTCGGCGCGGAGGCATTGGTACGTTGGAATGATCCCCAGAAAGGCTTGGTTCCACCGAATGATTTTATTCCCGCGGCGGAAAAAACAGGATTAATGGTGCCTTTAGGTGACTGGGTATTAAAAACAGCGATTGAGCAGCAAGTTGCATGGAAAGAGCAGGGGCTGGCCGACCTACACATTTCCGTTAACCTATCCCCTGTTCAGCTGATTGATACGCTTTTTGATCGTAAATTGCAGACACTTATCAATCAGTCAGGCATCAATCCTAGCCAACTCGATATCGAAATGACCGAATCGCAGTTTATGGAAAACACGGAACAAAACCTGAACAGCCTTGCGGCGATGCGAGAACAAGGCATTACCATCTCATTGGATGATTTCGGAACCGGTTATTCATCCTTGGCTTATTTGAAAAAGTTCCCGATTGATACGTTAAAAATTGATAAAACGTTTATCGATGATTACGCCACAGAATCCGGCGCCATTTTTATTGAGACCATTGTCAAAATCGCTCACACGTTGGATTTGCATGTGGTCGCGGAAGGAATCGAACAAGAAGCACAACTGAATTACATCGCCCAGACAGGCTGCGAAACCTATCAAGGCTATTATTGTTCCGCCCCGCTTCCCGTTGCAGAATTTGAGGCCTTTCTTAAAAACCACCCCTCAACCTAA
- a CDS encoding FAD assembly factor SdhE: MNHLSLSTQIKAIRLNCRRGNSETELLLQAYIDLLAENPDPEALRELSTLVAENDQDLFHWLMTPAEAPHQYQTLIERIRQTYLKRA; the protein is encoded by the coding sequence ATGAACCATTTGAGCTTATCAACGCAAATAAAAGCCATTCGCCTCAATTGTCGACGTGGAAATTCAGAAACGGAGCTTTTACTGCAGGCCTACATAGATCTTTTGGCTGAAAACCCTGACCCTGAAGCATTGCGTGAGTTATCAACGTTGGTGGCGGAAAATGATCAGGATTTATTTCATTGGTTAATGACGCCTGCGGAAGCGCCACACCAATACCAAACCTTAATTGAACGCATTCGGCAGACATATCTGAAGAGAGCTTAA
- a CDS encoding ABC transporter permease produces MTMITLGYMDLASLAGMVFLLGILLMLNGFKETRQLWIASVRMVVQLLLMGVWLSWVFNSDSLWLVGLVGGIMLAFAGYEILKRQTYRFQKAGSFVVGLMSLSMTALVLTIFTLTLVVQPQPWYEAQYAIPLLGMILGNSMTAIGLGLDALTKSAVKQKNQIEAQLALGKTAKESMLFLKRQSLHTAMIPVINMLAAAGIVSLPGMMTGQILAGIDPIEAVKYQIMIMLLITVSTASGVLIALRLAQKRLFDQRMRLTLDHLIRN; encoded by the coding sequence ATGACAATGATAACCTTAGGGTATATGGATTTAGCCAGCCTGGCAGGCATGGTGTTTTTACTTGGCATTTTATTGATGCTGAACGGGTTTAAAGAAACTCGGCAACTGTGGATTGCCTCCGTTCGAATGGTGGTGCAATTGCTTTTGATGGGCGTTTGGTTAAGCTGGGTTTTCAATTCAGACAGTCTATGGTTGGTCGGCTTGGTCGGTGGCATCATGCTGGCGTTTGCCGGTTATGAAATTCTCAAGCGCCAAACCTATCGTTTTCAAAAAGCCGGTTCGTTTGTGGTCGGGTTGATGTCGTTATCCATGACCGCATTGGTGTTGACGATTTTCACACTCACGCTGGTCGTACAGCCGCAACCTTGGTATGAAGCGCAATATGCCATTCCATTGTTAGGTATGATTCTGGGGAACAGCATGACTGCCATTGGATTAGGGCTGGATGCGTTGACCAAAAGTGCAGTGAAGCAGAAGAACCAAATCGAAGCGCAATTGGCTTTGGGCAAAACCGCCAAAGAATCCATGTTATTTTTAAAGCGTCAAAGCCTGCACACGGCAATGATTCCGGTCATTAATATGCTTGCCGCCGCCGGGATTGTGTCGCTGCCCGGTATGATGACCGGGCAAATCCTCGCCGGCATCGACCCGATTGAAGCAGTGAAATACCAAATCATGATTATGTTGTTGATTACCGTCTCCACCGCATCGGGCGTGTTGATTGCATTGAGGTTGGCGCAAAAGCGCTTATTCGATCAGCGCATGCGCTTAACGCTGGATCATTTGATTCGAAATTGA
- a CDS encoding GNAT family N-acyltransferase: protein MLDIEQTILEKYPDFHQKTGAKKLISFLQKLTFEKQINQFIEENKHLRGFAFLDKSLEHYNFTYQVNNRSFNNIPAEGRVVIVANHPIGSLDGLALLKFIRSIRPDVRVVANQLLAQVKPFQSLFLTIDNMSSQASHKAHFKAMIAALENEEAVIIFPAGEVSRIRPNGVRDSAWKTGFLKLAKKTQSPIVPVYIDARNSALFYGLSTLYKPLGTLMLVKEMFNKNDQQIAFHVGSPVPWKSVATCDLPITTIAKLFRKHIYRLNQPAKAAKKFPFKTENTIAHPVNRKALKKDLKSAELLGETADGKKIFLFDYEPDSPVMHEIGRLRELTFRTVEEGTGHSFDLDKYDADYRHLVLWDDEDLEIVGAYRIGECRHIVEKEGIDGLYTSTLFNLKPEMGDYLPNALEMGRSFVQPRYWGKRSLDYLWYGIGAYVARHPETKYLFGPVSLSDAYPTHSKDLIVSFFQTQMGSKQDLAIGKRPFIPSNSVQEIAKEYFSGDYKTSYKRLNSLLAEDGVKVPTLFKQYAELCEPGGCRFIDFSVDPDFNDCIDSLILVEIDKIKPKKRDRYLTPIKAA from the coding sequence ATGCTAGATATTGAACAAACCATTCTGGAAAAATACCCTGATTTTCATCAAAAAACCGGGGCGAAAAAATTGATTTCGTTTTTACAGAAACTGACCTTTGAAAAACAGATCAACCAGTTTATTGAAGAAAACAAACATCTGCGTGGATTCGCATTTCTGGACAAAAGTTTAGAGCATTATAACTTCACCTATCAAGTGAATAACCGCTCTTTTAATAATATTCCAGCAGAAGGCCGTGTGGTGATTGTCGCCAATCACCCGATTGGCTCTTTGGATGGCTTGGCATTGCTTAAGTTTATTCGTAGCATTCGCCCGGATGTACGTGTGGTCGCAAATCAGTTGCTGGCGCAGGTCAAACCGTTTCAATCGTTGTTTTTGACCATCGATAACATGTCGAGTCAAGCAAGCCACAAGGCCCATTTCAAAGCGATGATTGCCGCATTGGAAAATGAAGAGGCGGTGATTATTTTTCCCGCCGGCGAAGTCTCGCGCATTCGTCCGAATGGGGTTCGAGACAGTGCTTGGAAAACTGGGTTTCTGAAACTGGCGAAAAAAACCCAGTCTCCAATTGTGCCAGTGTATATCGATGCGCGTAACTCAGCGTTGTTTTATGGGTTATCGACACTTTATAAACCGCTTGGTACGTTGATGCTAGTAAAAGAAATGTTTAATAAGAACGATCAGCAAATCGCGTTTCATGTCGGCTCGCCCGTGCCGTGGAAATCGGTGGCTACGTGTGATTTACCGATCACAACCATTGCTAAATTGTTTCGTAAACACATTTACCGCCTCAACCAACCGGCCAAAGCGGCCAAGAAATTTCCGTTTAAAACGGAAAATACCATCGCCCATCCCGTGAATCGAAAAGCGCTGAAAAAAGATTTGAAAAGTGCGGAACTGTTAGGGGAAACGGCAGATGGCAAAAAGATTTTTCTATTTGATTATGAGCCGGACTCTCCGGTGATGCACGAAATCGGTCGCTTGCGGGAACTGACCTTCCGAACCGTGGAGGAAGGCACCGGTCATTCGTTCGACTTGGATAAATACGATGCCGATTACCGCCATCTGGTGTTATGGGATGATGAGGATTTAGAGATTGTCGGCGCTTACCGTATCGGAGAATGTCGACATATTGTTGAAAAAGAAGGCATTGATGGTCTTTACACCAGCACCTTATTCAATCTCAAACCAGAAATGGGGGATTATTTACCCAATGCGTTGGAAATGGGGCGCAGTTTTGTACAACCGCGTTACTGGGGCAAACGCAGCCTGGATTATCTTTGGTATGGCATTGGAGCCTATGTCGCCCGCCACCCAGAAACCAAATACCTGTTTGGTCCGGTAAGCTTGTCGGATGCCTACCCAACCCATTCGAAAGATTTAATCGTGTCTTTTTTCCAAACCCAGATGGGATCGAAACAGGATTTAGCCATTGGTAAACGGCCATTTATTCCAAGCAACAGTGTTCAGGAAATCGCCAAAGAATACTTCAGCGGCGATTACAAAACCAGCTACAAAAGACTCAACTCTTTATTAGCCGAAGATGGCGTGAAAGTGCCGACTTTATTCAAGCAATATGCCGAGCTGTGTGAACCGGGTGGCTGTCGCTTTATCGATTTCAGTGTGGACCCGGATTTCAATGATTGTATCGACAGTTTGATTTTGGTTGAAATTGATAAAATCAAACCTAAAAAACGTGATCGTTATCTCACGCCCATCAAAGCGGCTTAG
- a CDS encoding protein adenylyltransferase SelO translates to MQQSAFLKLPKSFYELVLPEPQQNARLVAVNHSLLDELNCDLNDKQLLALASGNLTDESLINFNLIPLAQKYTGHQFGYYNPDLGDGRGLLLGQWHDKNNQAWEFHLKGAGRTPFSRRGDGRAVLRSVIREYLASEALHGLGVPTTRALAIASSQEQVQREIFEPRASLIRVTPTHIRFGHFEWAASLGKEALDALIAFVIEHYYSELADLPETEQAGALLKAVCGRTATLMAKWQAVGFNHGVMNSDNMSIIGETFDFGPYAFFDDFQIEYICNHSDVEGRYAYNQQPKIGVWNCQVLAAAFGQSVTEAEQTAALDHFVQTYNQQYVNEMNAKLGLATQQDTDKDLIGDLLVLMDKQRVDFSLFFRRLAKLGHTDENELRQLLKEPSEFDEWFERYHLRVAQEELGETERQQRILTNNPSIILRNYIAQQIIEAAEVGNFQPLNDWVKALHSPFENHPGLAEFQQSPTPEQKGLQLSCSS, encoded by the coding sequence ATGCAACAAAGTGCGTTTTTAAAATTGCCGAAAAGTTTTTACGAGTTGGTGTTGCCAGAGCCGCAGCAAAACGCTCGCTTAGTCGCGGTCAATCATAGCCTGCTGGATGAATTGAATTGTGATTTGAACGACAAGCAATTGCTGGCACTGGCATCGGGCAATTTAACCGATGAAAGTCTGATTAATTTCAATCTGATTCCATTGGCGCAAAAATACACAGGCCATCAATTTGGGTATTACAATCCCGATTTAGGGGATGGGCGCGGCTTACTATTAGGGCAATGGCACGACAAAAACAACCAGGCCTGGGAGTTTCATCTCAAAGGCGCCGGGCGCACACCGTTTTCTCGCCGGGGCGATGGGCGCGCCGTATTGCGCTCCGTCATTCGGGAGTATTTGGCATCCGAAGCGTTGCACGGTTTGGGGGTGCCGACGACGCGCGCCTTGGCGATTGCCAGCAGTCAAGAACAAGTACAGCGTGAAATCTTTGAACCGCGCGCCAGCCTTATTCGCGTGACACCCACGCATATTCGTTTTGGTCATTTCGAATGGGCCGCCTCATTAGGCAAAGAGGCGTTGGACGCTTTGATTGCCTTTGTGATTGAACATTATTATTCCGAATTGGCAGACTTGCCTGAAACCGAACAAGCCGGCGCTTTATTGAAAGCCGTCTGTGGTCGAACCGCCACTTTGATGGCAAAATGGCAAGCCGTCGGCTTCAATCATGGTGTGATGAATTCCGACAATATGTCGATTATCGGCGAAACCTTTGATTTCGGCCCTTACGCTTTTTTCGATGACTTTCAGATTGAATACATCTGCAACCATTCCGATGTGGAAGGGCGCTATGCTTACAACCAGCAACCTAAAATCGGGGTGTGGAACTGCCAAGTGCTCGCCGCCGCGTTTGGGCAAAGTGTCACCGAGGCGGAACAAACCGCCGCGCTGGATCATTTTGTGCAAACCTATAACCAACAGTATGTGAATGAAATGAACGCCAAACTCGGTTTGGCAACCCAGCAGGATACGGATAAAGATTTGATTGGCGATTTGCTGGTGCTGATGGACAAGCAACGGGTCGATTTCAGTTTGTTTTTCCGTCGCTTAGCCAAGTTAGGCCATACCGATGAAAATGAATTGAGGCAGTTGCTCAAAGAGCCGTCAGAGTTTGATGAATGGTTTGAGCGTTATCATCTGCGTGTGGCACAAGAAGAACTAGGTGAAACGGAACGACAGCAACGTATTTTAACCAACAACCCTTCGATTATCTTACGTAACTACATTGCGCAACAGATTATCGAAGCCGCCGAAGTGGGCAATTTCCAACCGCTGAATGATTGGGTCAAAGCGTTGCATTCGCCATTCGAAAATCACCCAGGCCTGGCCGAATTTCAACAATCGCCAACCCCGGAACAGAAAGGCCTGCAATTGAGTTGCTCTTCTTAA
- a CDS encoding Hsp20/alpha crystallin family protein, translating into MSLFLRRLEPFRELRDIENRLHQLSSKEGESNVAAFTPTVNTREGDYAYHIEVDLPGVKKEDIHVEVKENRLTISGERKVKEEVKEEDYHRVESSYGKFERSFTLPDNVDAENVDASTNDGVLEVVLPKKERGTSKKIEVK; encoded by the coding sequence ATGAGTTTATTTTTAAGACGTTTGGAACCGTTTAGAGAACTTAGAGACATAGAAAACCGTTTACATCAATTATCTTCAAAAGAAGGCGAATCGAATGTGGCGGCATTTACACCGACCGTAAATACTCGGGAAGGCGATTATGCTTACCACATTGAAGTGGACTTGCCCGGAGTTAAAAAAGAAGACATTCATGTCGAAGTCAAAGAAAACCGTTTGACGATTTCCGGCGAACGTAAAGTGAAAGAAGAAGTGAAAGAGGAAGACTACCATCGTGTTGAAAGCAGCTATGGTAAGTTTGAACGCAGTTTCACTCTACCGGATAATGTCGATGCGGAAAATGTCGATGCGAGTACCAATGACGGTGTTCTGGAAGTGGTGTTGCCGAAAAAAGAACGCGGTACCAGCAAGAAAATTGAAGTGAAATAA
- a CDS encoding alanine/glycine:cation symporter family protein, which translates to MINDWVNAFVGFIWGVPMLILLVGGGLWFTFYARLQPFRHFRHSIALLTGRYDRRYAQGDLTHRQALSAALAGTLGLGNIAGVALAISAGGPGAIFWMWVTALVGVSTKYYTCSLGIMYRGHDSLGQLQGGPMYIVQEGLGKKWQALAMLFAIAGLFGTFPSFQVNQLVEVMRTQTLTADWVSQIPFFNWAFGIALALLVGSVIWGGLQRVAHLSVALVPSMVIGYLLITVWILGQHASDIPHYFQLIFTEAWQPSALTGGLLGVIIIGVSRGAFSNEAGIGTEVMAHSAAKTNEPIREGLVASLGPVIDTLIVCSCTALIIIASDVWQHADGIQGVQMTMLAFSQELGLFGEIFLALMVLVLSLTTIFTFWYYGSKCFSFLLGAEYADFYKYLYLAMIVIGAVMSMEVIFNFMIGMYGLMAIPTMVATLLLAPKVNAAAKIYFSELAKKP; encoded by the coding sequence GTGATCAATGACTGGGTAAATGCATTTGTTGGGTTTATTTGGGGAGTTCCCATGCTGATTCTATTGGTCGGCGGCGGACTTTGGTTCACGTTTTATGCCCGCCTTCAACCCTTTCGCCACTTCCGCCACAGCATAGCCTTGCTCACTGGTCGTTACGATCGACGCTACGCACAAGGTGATTTAACGCATCGTCAAGCCTTATCCGCGGCCTTAGCCGGAACCCTGGGACTGGGAAACATTGCCGGTGTTGCCTTAGCCATCAGTGCGGGTGGGCCCGGGGCCATTTTCTGGATGTGGGTCACGGCGCTGGTCGGCGTATCCACCAAATATTACACCTGCTCGTTAGGGATTATGTATCGTGGCCATGACAGCTTAGGCCAGTTACAAGGTGGACCGATGTACATCGTTCAGGAAGGCTTAGGGAAAAAATGGCAGGCACTGGCCATGTTATTTGCCATCGCTGGGCTGTTCGGCACCTTCCCGTCCTTTCAAGTCAACCAGTTGGTTGAAGTCATGCGCACTCAAACCCTCACGGCGGACTGGGTCAGCCAAATTCCTTTTTTTAATTGGGCGTTTGGCATTGCTTTAGCGTTGCTGGTCGGTTCCGTCATTTGGGGTGGGTTACAACGCGTCGCCCATTTATCCGTCGCGCTGGTGCCCTCGATGGTCATCGGTTATTTACTCATTACCGTTTGGATACTGGGACAACATGCCAGCGACATTCCCCATTACTTTCAACTCATTTTCACCGAAGCCTGGCAACCCAGCGCCCTCACAGGCGGGTTATTAGGGGTCATTATTATAGGAGTGAGCCGTGGTGCTTTTTCAAATGAAGCGGGCATCGGTACCGAAGTGATGGCACACAGCGCGGCCAAAACCAATGAACCGATTCGTGAAGGTCTGGTTGCCAGCCTGGGGCCGGTGATTGATACCTTGATTGTTTGCAGCTGTACGGCACTTATTATCATCGCCAGTGATGTTTGGCAACATGCCGATGGCATTCAAGGGGTACAGATGACAATGCTGGCTTTTAGTCAGGAACTAGGACTCTTCGGTGAAATCTTTTTAGCATTAATGGTGTTAGTATTAAGCTTAACCACCATTTTCACGTTTTGGTATTACGGTAGTAAATGTTTCAGTTTCTTGCTGGGAGCCGAATATGCCGACTTTTACAAATACCTGTATTTGGCAATGATCGTAATAGGCGCGGTGATGTCGATGGAAGTGATCTTCAATTTTATGATTGGCATGTATGGTTTGATGGCCATTCCAACCATGGTGGCCACTTTATTATTGGCTCCGAAAGTCAATGCGGCAGCCAAAATCTACTTTTCAGAGCTGGCAAAAAAACCATAA
- a CDS encoding ABC transporter substrate-binding protein, with amino-acid sequence MNALKALLMSCVVLISGCSSQAEEPLKIITNSWIGYSPLFYAKEQGWLEEHNIELSTVVSLGESTHIYHSAKLDGFTGTQYEFNKAYAKDSTLIPIMMFDRSVGGDMIMSNRNLETLQALPANQTIDVFLEIDSINYPLFKDFKQHYGLSNRSFNLINNDHLKMQRAIAEKDSPSIIVTYAPYNHELENQGFMTIASTGDGLNLLVLDALYTNKENYHTHQQQFLALKTIVNRAIRALKQNPKNYYDKVNPYLENTSYSEFQESLRTIEWLNGGISPSLIDRINEAQFPIRDLL; translated from the coding sequence ATGAACGCCTTAAAAGCACTGTTGATGAGTTGTGTGGTCCTAATCTCTGGATGTAGTTCCCAAGCTGAAGAACCCTTAAAAATTATCACCAATAGCTGGATTGGTTACTCTCCGCTTTTTTATGCCAAGGAACAGGGTTGGCTAGAAGAACATAATATTGAATTGTCGACAGTGGTTTCGTTAGGCGAAAGCACACACATCTATCATTCCGCTAAACTCGACGGGTTTACTGGGACACAATACGAATTCAATAAAGCGTATGCAAAAGATTCCACATTAATCCCCATTATGATGTTTGACCGCTCAGTTGGCGGCGATATGATTATGAGTAACCGAAATCTCGAAACGCTTCAAGCGCTTCCAGCCAACCAGACTATTGATGTTTTTTTGGAAATTGACAGCATCAACTATCCGCTGTTTAAAGATTTCAAGCAACACTATGGCCTCTCAAATCGGTCTTTCAACCTAATCAATAACGACCACTTGAAAATGCAGCGCGCCATCGCCGAAAAGGACAGCCCCAGCATTATCGTGACCTATGCACCCTATAATCATGAATTGGAAAATCAAGGCTTTATGACCATTGCCTCAACAGGAGATGGACTCAACTTATTGGTGCTGGATGCGCTTTATACGAATAAAGAAAACTATCATACTCACCAACAACAGTTTTTAGCGTTAAAAACCATAGTGAACCGTGCGATACGTGCTTTAAAACAAAACCCAAAAAATTATTATGACAAGGTCAATCCCTACCTGGAAAACACAAGTTATTCCGAGTTTCAAGAAAGCCTAAGAACCATCGAGTGGCTGAATGGCGGGATATCTCCATCGCTCATCGACCGAATCAATGAAGCCCAATTCCCAATAAGAGATTTGTTATAA